Proteins found in one Primulina eburnea isolate SZY01 chromosome 16, ASM2296580v1, whole genome shotgun sequence genomic segment:
- the LOC140816009 gene encoding PP2A regulatory subunit TAP46-like, which translates to MVAPTPLVESDSISFVELQMEDITLPILFEQAQKIHQIASDSSIEQETVRNGCELLRKCEDMIGKLGLFSSNEAKDDISTNNLKYLLVPYYLGELTEKISQENRIQILKASLAKLKEFISFCEAMELVPEDELESSMQSRSNSSPDQRAKKIARFKRTKAAESKLLEIKERKERRGRSTRASALSTPIERGEQDLEDDDGEEEREAWITTISLALCKSFDLSEMLKKEEEMLLAVKENQSKEGDGNYSQSTLNERTHKAESWHRDAAARARYTKPATPITCATFAQDVLEGRAKVSRFHEHKHQRMIFGPASLVSKNPTSERERMAAQVFQPHHRMPTMSIEEAGLKEMNIMNKWQENNAKLMEEANSSWYKDNRQSKPGEDDEEDDDAAQEKARVWDDWKDDNPRGAGNKKLTPCG; encoded by the exons ATGGTCGCTCCAACCCCTTTGGTGGAATCAGATTCCATAAG CTTTGTGGAATTACAGATGGAGGACATTACGTTGCCGATTCTATTTGAGCAGGCTCAAAAGATTCACCAAATCGCCTCCGATTCTTCAATCGAACAG GAAACTGTGAGAAACGGTTGCGAGCTTTTGAGGAAATGCGAGGATATGATTGGAAAGTTGGGGTTATTTTCATCTAATGAGGCGAAGGATGATATCAGTACTAACAACCTCAAATATCTTCTT GTTCCATATTATCTTGGTGAGCTAACAGAAAAAATTTCACAGGAGAACCGGATTCAGATTCTTAAAGCTTCACTAGCCAAGCTAAAG gaatttatttcattttgtgAAGCTATGGAGCTAGTACCAGAAGATGAACTGGAATCATCTATGCAATCAAGGAGCAATTCATCTCCTGATCAAAGAGCTAAGAAG ATTGCTCGGTTCAAACGCACAAAAGCGGCCGAGTCAAAATTGCTTGAAATAAAGGAACGGAAGGAACGTCGTGGGCGCTCAACTAGAGCATCTGCACTATCTACTCCCATAGAGAGGGGGGAACAAGATTTAGAGGATGATGACGGAGAAGAGGAAAGGGAA GCATGGATAACCACCATCTCCTTGGCACTATGTAAG TCGTTTGATTTGTCGGAGATGCTTAAGAAAGAGGAAGAAATGCTCTTAGCTGTAAAGGAGAACCAGTCCAAG GAAGGGGACGGCAACTATTCACAATCTACTCTTAATGAGCGCACCCACAAAGCTGAATCCTGGCATCGTGATGCTGCGGCAAGGGCTCGATATACTAAACCTGCAACTCCTATTACATGTGCTACTTTTGCTCAAGATGTTTTAGAAGGTCGAGCAAAGGTGTCACGGTTTCACGAGCACAAGCACCAACGTATGATATTCGGACCCGCTAGCCTTGTTTCCAAAAACCCAACAAGCGAGAGAGAGAGAATGGCAGCCCAGGTTTTCCAACCTCATCACAG AATGCCAACTATGAGTATCGAAGAAGCTGGGCTGAAGGAGATGAATATTATGAACAAATGGCAAGAGAATAATGCAAAGCTCATGGAAGAAGCGAACTCATCATGGTACAAGGATAATCGTCAGTCAAAACCAGGCGAGGACGATGAGGAAGATGATGATGCGGCACAAGAGAAGGCAAGGGTGTGGGACGACTGGAAAGACGACAACCCTCGTGGGGCAGGCAATAAGAAGCTCACACCCTGTGGCTAA